CACCGGCGTCGGTGGCGGCGGGGGCGCGAACGGGTTGAACGGGGCCGGCGGAGCGGGCGCCGGCGGGGCCGGCGGCGGGGGCACCGGGTCCGCGGCGGCCGGCGTCACCGTGGCCGCGAGCAGCGTCGCGGCACCGAGCATGGTGACCGCCGCCCGCACGGCCCGAGTCCGGGAAAACCTCGCCAAACGGCTGGGCATATAAAACCTCCAAGTCATTTGCTCGCTCCAGTGTCGCATAGCCGGGACATCAGCTATCCCATCGCGACCGGGCGAGACCAGGGCCGGGCACCGCACATCGCGGTGTCCGGAACTGCCGCCTTTATCGGTATGACCACGGCTTCTGTTACCGCGGCGGGCGTTGTGGGGGCACTTCGAAGAGGCCGCGGCTGGCGGCCACCCCCGCCGAGGCGCCGATCACCAGCAACGCCGCAATGCCGATCATGGCGGCAAGGCCAGCGGTCTCGTACAGGAATCCCCCGGCCAGCGAACCGGCCATGATGCCGGTCTGGAAGGCCGCCACATACAGCCCCGAGGCGCCGTCGGAGTCCTCCGGCGCCACCCGCATCGCCGCGGATTGCAGCATCGGCGGCAGCGCGGTGGCCATCGCGCCCCACAGCGTGATCGCGACCGCGCCGAGCACCAGCGCCGCCACACCCCGGCCCTCGGGCGCGGCCCACATCGCCAGGCCGGTGAGCACGATCAACGCCGCCGACATCCCCGTCAGCCCGGCCAGCAGGGTGGATTTCGGCCGTCGGTCCAGGGGCCGCGCCAGCAGCGCCATGGCCGTCAGACCGGCCACACCGTAGGCGACCAGCAGCCATGCCAGCCGGGCCCCGGACACCCCGACCACGTCCCGGATGATCACGACGACGAACGTGTAGGCGATGAAGTGCGCCGTCACCCCGACCACGGTCAACCCGCACAGCGTGTGCAGGCGCCGGTTGGGCCGCCGACGGCGCCCGATCCCGGCGCGCGGCGCCGGGTCGGTGGGCATCGTCGGGATCAACAGCCGCGCCGCCACGGTGATCGCCGCTGCGGCCACCGCGATCGCCGCGAACGCCGGTCGCCAGCCCCAGAGTTGACTCATGGCCGCGGTCAGCGGGCTGCCGACCACCAGGGCCAGCGCCGAGCCGACGTAGACCGCGGTCGTCGCGCGCCCGGCGTGACTGGGCGGCACCAGGCGAACGCCGATCGGCGCGATCACCGACCACATCAGGCCGTGGGTCAGCGCGCTGGACACCCGCCCGGCGCCGAGGACCAGGAAATCGGGAGCCAATGCGGAGACCGTCTGCGCGACGGTCAGGGTGCTCAGCGTGAGGAGCAGCACCCGGCGGCGCGACCAGTGCGCGGTCAGGCGCACCAGCGGCACCGTCATGACGGCGGCCACCAGCGCGTAGCCGGCCACCAGGGTGCCCACCAGCGCCTCGCTGACCTGCAGGTCCCCGGCGATCGCCGGCAGTGCCCCGACCGGGGCCAATTCGGCGGTGACGTAGACGAAAGCGGCCGCGGCCAGGACGGTCAACTGCACGGCGACACGCGGCGTCCAGGGATGTGCGGCAGTTGGCCGAACGGTCGGGATCATCTTCTGCGCCACGGTAACGCTCCGTCGCGCCGTTACGCCGTTGCCGCGCACCGACACGGTGACCGGAATTCGGGACCGTCAAAGCCTCGAACCAGAGGCGGCGGCCGCCCTGGCAGCGGACCTAGGAGCGAACGAGCCGCGCGATCGCCGCCGAGGCCTCGGCGATCTTCTGGTCGGCCTCGGCGCCACCGGCCGCGACCGCCTCGCTGACGCAGTGCCCGAGGTGTTCGTCGAGCAATGCCAGCGCCACCGATTGCATGGCGCTGTTGACGGCGCTGATCTGGGTCAGGATGTCGATGCAGTACTTGTCGTCCTCGATCATCTTGGCGATCCCGCGGACCTGCCCCTCGATGCGCCGCAACCGCTTGGCGTAGTTGTCCTTGTTCGGCGAATAGCCGTGCGCGCCCGCGGTCATGACCCGTCCAGCATTGCCTGCATCTGGGCGATCTCGGCCTGCTGGGCGTCGATGATGGTCTGCGCCAGCGCCTTGGCGTCGACGTTGGCGCCGTTGGCCAGTTCGGTCTCGGCCATCTCGACCGCGCCCTCGTGGTGGGCGATCATCGACTGCAGCCACAAGGTGTCGAATTCGGGACCGCTCAGGCCCTCGAGCCGCTGCATGGTCGGCTCGTCGACCATGCCGGCCATCTCGGAGTGGTCGGCGTGCGCGTCTCCGTGCCCGTCGTGCGAATCCTC
This DNA window, taken from Mycolicibacterium sp. MU0050, encodes the following:
- a CDS encoding metal-sensitive transcriptional regulator; translation: MTAGAHGYSPNKDNYAKRLRRIEGQVRGIAKMIEDDKYCIDILTQISAVNSAMQSVALALLDEHLGHCVSEAVAAGGAEADQKIAEASAAIARLVRS
- a CDS encoding MFS transporter is translated as MIPTVRPTAAHPWTPRVAVQLTVLAAAAFVYVTAELAPVGALPAIAGDLQVSEALVGTLVAGYALVAAVMTVPLVRLTAHWSRRRVLLLTLSTLTVAQTVSALAPDFLVLGAGRVSSALTHGLMWSVIAPIGVRLVPPSHAGRATTAVYVGSALALVVGSPLTAAMSQLWGWRPAFAAIAVAAAAITVAARLLIPTMPTDPAPRAGIGRRRRPNRRLHTLCGLTVVGVTAHFIAYTFVVVIIRDVVGVSGARLAWLLVAYGVAGLTAMALLARPLDRRPKSTLLAGLTGMSAALIVLTGLAMWAAPEGRGVAALVLGAVAITLWGAMATALPPMLQSAAMRVAPEDSDGASGLYVAAFQTGIMAGSLAGGFLYETAGLAAMIGIAALLVIGASAGVAASRGLFEVPPQRPPR